The following are encoded in a window of Gossypium raimondii isolate GPD5lz chromosome 13, ASM2569854v1, whole genome shotgun sequence genomic DNA:
- the LOC105782766 gene encoding uncharacterized protein LOC105782766 isoform X5 has protein sequence MEVERKHSKGGFFHLFDWNGKSQKKLFPNSAEISESKRVKPVENILKSPPYMMEGDEYNAASSYRRSADFSSASSVASDEGYGSRAPGVVARLMGLDSLPAPNVLEPSSTTYSGSCSLRVSHYERSSPNLWNESQPMDYTDFSNKLDSLSSNPIEPRFHKVQNRPIERFQTEILPLKSAKPIPITQHKLLSPIKSPGFIPTKNAAYIMEAASKIIEVSPQKTSKHKVPSFGLSSVPLQIWDLKDRIEAAHKVSGHQRPDEPKVSGQQRPDEPIRSTEMSLKGQHKSKSHNKSDYAPTFSISRDSEKGSSNNSRNKGKSVSLAEQARVNNVQRKEGSFSSGNGSSANLKEGNDAKRKQFCRSQADMRKSMENGTSANRTNKVLRRNNQKQNCISNRDYSIPKTSTLDQQGRKTRSINGTVGLNRTINKVIVNSESQSRKTSSSATDPSKEVSMSRRKNLPRKKQPVNEDVLSGETISENTSIKSTQRSIKCNVTTEEHSNQSAEKMKTSMDVVSFTFTSPIARSVPDVPSTSQVVETSCSFDNDPCGNNDLLFSKSSGFSSLGLNIIGGDDLSVLLGKKLQELAYRVESSNCNIIMEETSSRPTSSWQNSVLPSGTLIPTSMRHHKGLQLDLDKDISYSTADFNCSSINHLELDWRRKWQFSEEIEDRNASKSSSKTGTELDHQQSSPLSTLELAVTSECFADDRDGQCLENKYLLCMKQELLDRNQELLGSQPGSESETEFDVALSDFASPKTVGEMDKKLPTRTPNSRDLKESTNWELDYVKMVLKDSELKLMEYALGQTENILTLNGFDQLEHRNITQTQGEEYKKLEQKLVVDCVSEYLEFVVGSCKGWGKLMQNKGRLAEEVYKEIMSLKQMGDIMVDEVVDKDMSRKHGRWVEFETEAFEEGLEIEKTISTCLVDELVFDLLL, from the exons ATGGAGGTCGAAAGGAAACATTCGAAAGGAggattttttcatttgtttgattGGAATGgtaaatctcaaaaaaaattgTTCCCAAACAGTGCTGAAATCTcag AATCAAAGAGAGTAAAACCTGTGGAGAATATACTGAAGTCACCGCCTTATATG ATGGAGGGGGATGAGTACAATGCTGCTTCAAGTTATAGAAGAAGTGCCGATTTTAGTTCCGCTTCCTCGGTGGCTAGTGATGAAGGATATGGATCCAGAGCACCTGGAGTTGTTGCTAGGCTTATGGGGTTGGACTCATTGCCGGCACCAAATGTCTTGGAGCCATCTTCTACCACATATTCAGGGTCTTGTTCTCTTAGAGTATCTCATTATGAAAGAAGTTCTCCTAATTTGTGGAATGAATCTCAACCGATGGACTACACCGACTTCTCTAACAAGCTTGATAGTTTGTCCTCAAATCCGATTGAACCAAGGTTTCATAAGGTGCAAAACCGCCCCATTGAGAGATTTCAGACTGAAATATTGCCTCTGAAATCAGCAAAACCAATTCCAATAACTCAGCATAAGCTTTTGTCTCCTATCAAGAGTCCAGGGTTTATCCCAACCAAGAATGCAGCTTATATAATGGAGGCAGCTTCCAAGATTATTGAGGTTAGTCCTCAGAAAACTTCCAAACATAAAGTGCCATCATTTGGGCTTTCTTCAGTCCCTTTGCAAATCTGGGATTTGAAAGATAGAATTGAAGCTGCACATAAGGTATCTGGGCACCAAAGACCTGACGAGCCTAAGGTATCCGGGCAACAAAGACCTGACGAGCCTATTCGGAGTACAGAAATGTCTTTGAAAGGACAACATAAGAGCAAGAGTCACAACAAATCAGATTATGCTCCAACATTCAGTATATCTAGGGATTCAGAAAAAGGTTCTTCTAACAATTCAAGGAATAAGGGAAAATCAGTCTCACTTGCAGAGCAAGCAAGGGTTAATAATGTTCAGAGGAAAGAAGGGTCATTTTCAAGTGGTAATGGGAGTTCTGCAAATCTGAAGGAAGGGAATGATgctaaaagaaaacaattttgtAGGAGCCAGGCAGATATGCGAAAGAGTATGGAGAACGGAACTTCTGCAAATAGGACTAACAAAGTCCTGAGGCGGAATAATCAGAAGCAGAACTGCATATCTAATAGAGACTATTCGATACCAAAGACTTCAACCCTGGACCAGCAAGGTAGGAAGACTAGGTCTATAAACGGTACAGTTGGGCTAAATAGGACTATAAACAAGGTCATTGTAAACTCTGAATCTCAGTCCAGGAAGACAAGCTCCTCAGCAACTGATCCTTCAAAGGAGGTTTCCATGTCTAGAAGAAAGAATTTGCCTAGAAAGAAACAACCTGTAAATGAGGATGTTCTGTCTGGAGAAACAATTTCTGAGAATACATCAATAAAAAGCACCCAAAGATCCATAAAATGTAATGTTACAACTGAGGAGCACTCAAATCAGAGTGCAGAGAAAATGAAGACAAGCATGGATGTTgtttcatttacatttacatCTCCCATTGCAAGATCCGTGCCTGATGTTCCTTCCACAAGTCAAGTTGTGGAAACAAGCTGCAGCTTTGATAATGATCCTTGTGGCAACAATGATCTGCTGTTTTCAAAAAGCTCCGGATTTTCTTCTCTTGGCCTTAATATAATTGGTGGGGATGATCTTAGTGTTCTTTTGGGAAAAAAGCTTCAAGAATTGGCATATAGAGTTGAGTCATCCAATTGCAATATCATTATGGAGGAGACTTCATCTCGTCCCACATCCAGTTGGCAAAATTCAGTGCTCCCATCGGGTACATTGATCCCAACATCAATGAGACATCACAAAGGACTTCAGTTGGATCTAGATAAAGATATTTCATATAGCACAGCTGACTTCAATTGCTCTTCAATTAACCATTTGGAGCTTGATTGGAGAAGGAAGTGGCAG TTTTCTGAAGAAATTGAGGATCGAAATGCTAGCAAAAGCAGCAGCAAGACCGGCACAGAATTAGATCATCAACAGTCTAGCCCCCTTTCAACTCTTGAACTTGCTGTCACCAGTGAGTGCTTCGCTGATGATAGAGATG GACAATGTCTGGAGAATAAATACCTTTTGT GCATGAAGCAAGAGTTATTGGATCGCAATCAGGAATTATTAGGTTCGCAGCCTGGAAGTGAGTCTGAGACTGAATTTGATGTGGCGTTATCCGATTTCGCATCTCCTAAAACTGTGGGAGAAATGGATAAAAAGCTTCCAACTAGGACACCAAATTCAAGAGATCTTAAGGAGTCAACCAATTGGGAACTTGATTATGTGAAAATGGTTCTAAAAGATTCTGAGCTAAAGTTAATGGAATATGCATTGGGTCAGACCGAGAATATTCTGACCCTGAATGGTTTTGATCAGCTCGAGCATCGGAACATAACACAGACACAGGGAGAAGAATACAAGAAGCTTGAACAAAAACTTGTAGTAGATTGTGTGAGTGAATACCTGGAGTTTGTTGTTGGAAGCTGCAAAGGGTGGGGGAAATTGATGCAGAACAAAGGGAGGTTGGCAGAAGAGGTATACAAAGAGATAATGAGTTTGAAACAAATGGGGGACATAATGGTGGATGAAGTTGTAGACAAGGATATGAGCAGAAAGCATGGGAGATGGGTTGAGTTTGAGACGGAAGCATTTGAAGAGGGTTTAGAGATTGAGAAAACTATATCAACTTGTTTAGTTGATGaattagtttttgatttattGCTTTAA
- the LOC105782766 gene encoding uncharacterized protein LOC105782766 isoform X4, translating to MEVERKHSKGGFFHLFDWNGKSQKKLFPNSAEISEESKRVKPVENILKSPPYMMEGDEYNAASSYRRSADFSSASSVASDEGYGSRAPGVVARLMGLDSLPAPNVLEPSSTTYSGSCSLRVSHYERSSPNLWNESQPMDYTDFSNKLDSLSSNPIEPRFHKVQNRPIERFQTEILPLKSAKPIPITQHKLLSPIKSPGFIPTKNAAYIMEAASKIIEVSPQKTSKHKVPSFGLSSVPLQIWDLKDRIEAAHKVSGHQRPDEPKVSGQQRPDEPIRSTEMSLKGQHKSKSHNKSDYAPTFSISRDSEKGSSNNSRNKGKSVSLAEQARVNNVQRKEGSFSSGNGSSANLKEGNDAKRKQFCRSQADMRKSMENGTSANRTNKVLRRNNQKQNCISNRDYSIPKTSTLDQQGRKTRSINGTVGLNRTINKVIVNSESQSRKTSSSATDPSKEVSMSRRKNLPRKKQPVNEDVLSGETISENTSIKSTQRSIKCNVTTEEHSNQSAEKMKTSMDVVSFTFTSPIARSVPDVPSTSQVVETSCSFDNDPCGNNDLLFSKSSGFSSLGLNIIGGDDLSVLLGKKLQELAYRVESSNCNIIMEETSSRPTSSWQNSVLPSGTLIPTSMRHHKGLQLDLDKDISYSTADFNCSSINHLELDWRRKWQFSEEIEDRNASKSSSKTGTELDHQQSSPLSTLELAVTSECFADDRDGQCLENKYLLCMKQELLDRNQELLGSQPGSESETEFDVALSDFASPKTVGEMDKKLPTRTPNSRDLKESTNWELDYVKMVLKDSELKLMEYALGQTENILTLNGFDQLEHRNITQTQGEEYKKLEQKLVVDCVSEYLEFVVGSCKGWGKLMQNKGRLAEEVYKEIMSLKQMGDIMVDEVVDKDMSRKHGRWVEFETEAFEEGLEIEKTISTCLVDELVFDLLL from the exons ATGGAGGTCGAAAGGAAACATTCGAAAGGAggattttttcatttgtttgattGGAATGgtaaatctcaaaaaaaattgTTCCCAAACAGTGCTGAAATCTcag AAGAATCAAAGAGAGTAAAACCTGTGGAGAATATACTGAAGTCACCGCCTTATATG ATGGAGGGGGATGAGTACAATGCTGCTTCAAGTTATAGAAGAAGTGCCGATTTTAGTTCCGCTTCCTCGGTGGCTAGTGATGAAGGATATGGATCCAGAGCACCTGGAGTTGTTGCTAGGCTTATGGGGTTGGACTCATTGCCGGCACCAAATGTCTTGGAGCCATCTTCTACCACATATTCAGGGTCTTGTTCTCTTAGAGTATCTCATTATGAAAGAAGTTCTCCTAATTTGTGGAATGAATCTCAACCGATGGACTACACCGACTTCTCTAACAAGCTTGATAGTTTGTCCTCAAATCCGATTGAACCAAGGTTTCATAAGGTGCAAAACCGCCCCATTGAGAGATTTCAGACTGAAATATTGCCTCTGAAATCAGCAAAACCAATTCCAATAACTCAGCATAAGCTTTTGTCTCCTATCAAGAGTCCAGGGTTTATCCCAACCAAGAATGCAGCTTATATAATGGAGGCAGCTTCCAAGATTATTGAGGTTAGTCCTCAGAAAACTTCCAAACATAAAGTGCCATCATTTGGGCTTTCTTCAGTCCCTTTGCAAATCTGGGATTTGAAAGATAGAATTGAAGCTGCACATAAGGTATCTGGGCACCAAAGACCTGACGAGCCTAAGGTATCCGGGCAACAAAGACCTGACGAGCCTATTCGGAGTACAGAAATGTCTTTGAAAGGACAACATAAGAGCAAGAGTCACAACAAATCAGATTATGCTCCAACATTCAGTATATCTAGGGATTCAGAAAAAGGTTCTTCTAACAATTCAAGGAATAAGGGAAAATCAGTCTCACTTGCAGAGCAAGCAAGGGTTAATAATGTTCAGAGGAAAGAAGGGTCATTTTCAAGTGGTAATGGGAGTTCTGCAAATCTGAAGGAAGGGAATGATgctaaaagaaaacaattttgtAGGAGCCAGGCAGATATGCGAAAGAGTATGGAGAACGGAACTTCTGCAAATAGGACTAACAAAGTCCTGAGGCGGAATAATCAGAAGCAGAACTGCATATCTAATAGAGACTATTCGATACCAAAGACTTCAACCCTGGACCAGCAAGGTAGGAAGACTAGGTCTATAAACGGTACAGTTGGGCTAAATAGGACTATAAACAAGGTCATTGTAAACTCTGAATCTCAGTCCAGGAAGACAAGCTCCTCAGCAACTGATCCTTCAAAGGAGGTTTCCATGTCTAGAAGAAAGAATTTGCCTAGAAAGAAACAACCTGTAAATGAGGATGTTCTGTCTGGAGAAACAATTTCTGAGAATACATCAATAAAAAGCACCCAAAGATCCATAAAATGTAATGTTACAACTGAGGAGCACTCAAATCAGAGTGCAGAGAAAATGAAGACAAGCATGGATGTTgtttcatttacatttacatCTCCCATTGCAAGATCCGTGCCTGATGTTCCTTCCACAAGTCAAGTTGTGGAAACAAGCTGCAGCTTTGATAATGATCCTTGTGGCAACAATGATCTGCTGTTTTCAAAAAGCTCCGGATTTTCTTCTCTTGGCCTTAATATAATTGGTGGGGATGATCTTAGTGTTCTTTTGGGAAAAAAGCTTCAAGAATTGGCATATAGAGTTGAGTCATCCAATTGCAATATCATTATGGAGGAGACTTCATCTCGTCCCACATCCAGTTGGCAAAATTCAGTGCTCCCATCGGGTACATTGATCCCAACATCAATGAGACATCACAAAGGACTTCAGTTGGATCTAGATAAAGATATTTCATATAGCACAGCTGACTTCAATTGCTCTTCAATTAACCATTTGGAGCTTGATTGGAGAAGGAAGTGGCAG TTTTCTGAAGAAATTGAGGATCGAAATGCTAGCAAAAGCAGCAGCAAGACCGGCACAGAATTAGATCATCAACAGTCTAGCCCCCTTTCAACTCTTGAACTTGCTGTCACCAGTGAGTGCTTCGCTGATGATAGAGATG GACAATGTCTGGAGAATAAATACCTTTTGT GCATGAAGCAAGAGTTATTGGATCGCAATCAGGAATTATTAGGTTCGCAGCCTGGAAGTGAGTCTGAGACTGAATTTGATGTGGCGTTATCCGATTTCGCATCTCCTAAAACTGTGGGAGAAATGGATAAAAAGCTTCCAACTAGGACACCAAATTCAAGAGATCTTAAGGAGTCAACCAATTGGGAACTTGATTATGTGAAAATGGTTCTAAAAGATTCTGAGCTAAAGTTAATGGAATATGCATTGGGTCAGACCGAGAATATTCTGACCCTGAATGGTTTTGATCAGCTCGAGCATCGGAACATAACACAGACACAGGGAGAAGAATACAAGAAGCTTGAACAAAAACTTGTAGTAGATTGTGTGAGTGAATACCTGGAGTTTGTTGTTGGAAGCTGCAAAGGGTGGGGGAAATTGATGCAGAACAAAGGGAGGTTGGCAGAAGAGGTATACAAAGAGATAATGAGTTTGAAACAAATGGGGGACATAATGGTGGATGAAGTTGTAGACAAGGATATGAGCAGAAAGCATGGGAGATGGGTTGAGTTTGAGACGGAAGCATTTGAAGAGGGTTTAGAGATTGAGAAAACTATATCAACTTGTTTAGTTGATGaattagtttttgatttattGCTTTAA